The stretch of DNA CTGCCGGGGAGGAGGGCAAGTGGCGGGAGGAGACAGAGGGGTGATGGGCAGAGCGCAGGGGTTGCGGCGCTTCGGGATAGTCCATAACATGATTTTTAGAGCTTAATCGAGGGAGTTAATGAACAGGCCTACGCTGAGGGACGTGCTGGAGGCGCGGAGGACGATATCTCCGTATGTTCAGCCCACGCCGCTGACGGGCTACACCGCGCTGAACAAGGTGTTTGACGCCGACGTGCGGCTGAAGCACGAGAACCACCACCCCCTGGGGGCCTTTAAGGTCAGGGGCGGCGTCAATCTGATGGCGCATCTCAGCCCGCAGCAGAGACAGCGAGGCGTTATAACGGCATAGACGGGGAACCACGGACAGTCCATCGCTAACGCGGCGCGTTTGTTTGGGGCGAAGGCGGTGGTGGTGCCCGAGGGGGCCAACCCGCTGAAGGTGGAGTCGATGCGAAACCTGGACGCCGAGGTGCTTTTTCATGGGGGGCACTTCGATGAGTCGAGGGCTTACGCCGAGTCGCTGGCGGCGGAGCGGGGGATGCGGTATGTTCACGCGGTCAACGAGCCGCTGCTCATCGCCGGCGTCGGGACGTACGCGCTGGAGATTATGGAGGAGTTTCCGAATGTGGACTATATCCTTGTCCCCCTGGGTGGCGGCAGCGGGGCGGCGGGGGTGTGCATCGTCGCCAAGGCGATAAATCCGACGGTGAAGGTTGTGGCGGTGCAGTCATCGCAGGCGCCGGCGGGATACCTATCGTGGAAGGAGGGGCGGCTGGTGCAGGCGCCGATGGGGACCAGGGCGGAGGGGCTGGCGACGGGGACGGGGTACGAGATGCCGCAGGCGATACTACGGGACCTGCTGGACGATTTTGTCCTGGTGAGCGACGAAGACATTAGCCGGGCCATGGTCATGCTCATCGAGAAGGCGCATACGCTGGCAGAGGGGGCGGGAGCGGCGGCCCTGGCAGGGGCGCTGAGCATAAAGAAGCAGCTCAAGGGGAAGAGGGTGGCGGTGGTGGTGAGCGGGAGCAACGTGACGCTGGAGGCGCTGCGGGGGGCGCTGGATCTGCGCAAGCCGAACTGAAGCCATTGTTCTCTTTTAGTTGAGACGTCTTATACTAAAAGACTCCGTTGTCTAGTCGGGATACCACCCCCTTTGTCCCCTTTCCCGACTGCATCGGGACTGAGTACAGCCTGCTGGAAGGGGAAGAGAAAAAAGGAACCACAACCCCCTCTAACTCCCCCTTCGCCTTCCAGGCCGAAGGGGGAGAACCAGACAGGACATGCCAACGTACCGTCAAAGCGCTTCCGATTAGGGCATGACTTGACTAAGGAGATGCAAGAAGTGATATTGCAGGGCTGTCTTAAGAGGAAGGAGAAAAATGGCTGAGGCGAGGCCGGAGGCAGTCAGACCGGGGGAGCTCCACGAAGCGCCGGAGCTTCCAAAGAAACAGCTAGTTATGACCATGGCCGGAGTAATGCTGGCCTTGTTTTTGGCGGCGCTGGACCAGACGGTGGTCAGCACTGCCATGCCTCAAATCATCTCCGACCTGGGCGGGTTCTCGCAGTACACCTGGGTGACGACGGCGTATCTGCTGGCGTCGACGGCGGCGGTGCCGATTGTGGGGCGGCTGACGGACATGTACGGGAGGAAGTGGTTCCTGCTGGCGGGGACGCTGGTGTTTCTGCTGGGGTCGGTGCTGGCGGGGTTGTCGCAGACCATGGGCCAGCTTATCGCATTCAGGGCGGTGCAGGGATTGGGCGGGGAGTGATACCTGGCACTGTCGTTCATCGTTATCGGAGATTTGTTCTCGCCCAAGGACCGGGGGCGGTACCAGGGCTACATCAGCGGGGTCTTTGGGATGTCGTCGGTGGTGGGGCCGACCATGGGAGGGTTCCTGACGGACAGCCTTTCCTGGCGGTGGGTGTTTTTCATCAACATACCGATAGGGATGCCCCTGGTAGCGCTGCTGCTGACTTATTTCCCCAACATCCGGCCGTCGCTGATGAAGCACAGGCTGGACTACTTGGGAGTCATAGCGCTGGTGCTGACGGTGGTGCCGCTGATGCTGGCGCTGACCTGGGGCGGCGTCGAGTATGCGTGGGACTCGGTGGAGGTGGTGGGACTACTGGTGTTCTCGGCGGTGATGCTGGCGGCGCTGATATTTATCGAGATGCGGGCGGCGAAGCCCATCATACCGCTATCGCTGTTCAAGGACCGGGGAGTGAGCCTGTCTTACCTGAGCATCTTCTTCACGGGGTTCGCGATGTTCGGGGCCATTATCTTTGTACCGCTGTTCTTCCAGGGAGTGCTGGGGAAGTCGGCGACCAGCAGCGGCAGCTTTTTGACACCGATGATGCTGGGGACGGTCACGGGGGCATTACCGGCGGCAGGGGCTGGCTGGGCTGTGGATTATGGCGGTGGGGGCGGCGCTGGTGGCGACGCTGGACAGGGACACCAATTACCCGCTGGCGGTGTTTTATCTAATCATTATGGGCTTTGGAATGGGAATCACCTTCCCTACCTTCACCATCGCGGTGCAGAACGCGGTGCCGTATAGGGTCATGGGGGTGGCGACGTCGGCGACGCAGTTCTTCCGGACGATTGGTGGGACCCTGGGCCTGGCGATTATGGGTTCGGTGATGGTTAACCGGTTCTCGAAGAGCCTGCTGCAAGACACCCCTCAGCAGGTCAAAGACGCCATGACTCCGGGAACTCTGGAGGCGATAGCCCATAACCCCCAGGCGCTGGTGAGCGAGCAGGGGAGGGCGAATTTAGCCGAGGCCTTCAGGGGGGCGGGGGAACAGGGGCCGTCACCCCAGGCCCAGTTGTTGGATACCTTGAAGGAAGCCCTGGGTGGAGCGATCAACGAGGTATTTATAATCGCGGTGGGGATGATAGCGGCGGCGTGGGTGGTAACATTTTTCATAAAGGAGATACCGTTGAGGGGGAGGGCGCCAGCGGCGGTCCCCGGCGGCCCCGGATCAGGGCCGAGGGCCAAGGGGACGCCGCGGCCGGCGGAAGGGCCGGCGGGAGGAGATGGGAAGTAGAGTCTAATCGAGCGTATTCATAGCTAATAAATGTAAAAATGTAATAAGTGTAGACGTAGAATTGGGTTGGGATAACAGGAGGAAAGTGGGTGGGAGAGAGCGGGTCTTAGGCCGCACTACAACAGAGGAAACTGGGTGAACGGAAGCCTTAGAGTCCCAACCCGAGCTTATTCCGGGCTTTCCTCGAAGTAACGGGCGAGCTCGTCGCGGGGGAAGGTGGGGAGGGGTTTGGGGCCGTTGAGGCCGTCCAGGACCATGCCGCGTTTTTTATCGACGACTTCACCGACTTCAAAGGCCTGGATGCCTTCTCGGCGGAGGCGCGAGAGGAGGGTGGGGACCTGGGGTTTGGGGAGGGCAATGATTAGGCAGCCGGAGGCGAGGAGGCCGAAGGGGTTGAGGCCAAGGGCGCGGCAGATGTCGGCGCACTTGGTCAGCAGGGGGATAGCGCTTTCATTTATATATAGGCCAGCATCGGCGGCGTGGGCCAGCTCCTGGAGGCCGGTGGCGAGGCCGCCTTCGGTGGGGTCATGCATGGCGTGGACTTGAACGGCGTCGCAGGCGGCGAGGGCTTCCTTGACGACGCTAATGCCAGGGTCAAAGAGAAAATTGGCGGCTTTTTTCAGGGTGGCTGGGGGGACGCCGGCAGTCTGGAGTTGGGGGCCGCGCTCTCGGGCCAAGAGGGCGGAGCCTTCGATGGCGATGCCTTTGGTGAGGACGATGGCGTCGCCGGGGCGGGCGCCGTCGGTGACCACCTGCCGGCCTTTTTCGACCTCGCCGAGCATACAGCCGACAATGACGGGCTGGGTGACGGAGGCGGTGACCTCGGTATGGCCGCCGACGAGGGTGACGCCGAGGGCCTGGCAGGCCTCGGTGATCTGGTCGAAGATGGGTGAGACCTGGGACTCGGGGGTGGACTGGGGCAGGAGGAGGGTGGCGAGGAACCACTGGGGGCGGGCGCCAGCGCAGGCGATGTCATTGGCATTGACGTTGACGGCGTACCAGCCGATGAGGTCAGTGGCGAAGGTGATGGGGTCGGTCTTGGCGGCGAGGAGTCGGGGGCCGGCGTCGATGAGGGCCACGTCGCGGCCGATGCCGGGGCCGACGAGGACTCGCGGGTCCTTGATGGGGACCCGGGCCAAGAGCTTTTCCAGGACGTGAGGGGGAACCTTGCCGAGCTTCATATCATCGAGTCGAGGATAGAGGACGGCGGTCTGAGTGTAAAGTTAGAACAAGAATGTAAAGAGTAGCTAGTGTAATATGTAGTGTAATTACAATGTTCTAAAAAGTAGTGTATGTTCTAGACTTTGTTTAAAACTTATCTTATACATTTCTCGTATATACTTGACAATCGGTTGGAACGGGGCTATTATCATACAACAAAGCAGCAAGATAACCCAACAAGGGGGTGTCACAGTGGCAAGGAAGACCAAACTCATGAGGCGAGTCGAGCAGGAGCACAAGCAGCCGTTGGAACGGCTCCTGCCCGAGATGGTAAACGAGGTAGGGCTTTCCGAGACGGCGACGGCCCTGGGGGTGAGCAAGGCTACCCTGGGGTACTGGCTCTTGAAGCTGGGCATCAACGTTCGGCGGGTGGCCCTGGCCCCCGGCGAGACCCTGGAAGTTAAGCGGATAACTAACTAGCGACCCACCTAAGTATATCAAGGATAAATCGGCCGGTCCGTCTCAGATGGACTGGCCGATTCCTTTTTGCGGGCTAACGTCAGACCGGCAGGCGACGGTGGGGAATGGAGTTACTGTGCCAAAACCCAAGGTGTAGTATTAAAAAACAGTTAAACAACTACACGTTGTATATAGTAAGATCGCGTGTTGACGCTCAGGGTGGCAGCACGTATCATACTGCCACTATTTGCAGGGGTGGGTACTATGAAACTTTCCTGTCTTCAGGAGAACCTGAGCAAAGGACTAGCGATAGTCGGGAGGGCGGTGGCTACCCGTACTACCCTGCCGATCACCCAAAACGTGCTGCTGACAACTGACGGGGGCCGCCTGAGGCTGTCGGCCACCAACCTAGAGATCGCTATTACTACATGGGTGGGGGCCAGCGTCGAGGAGGAGGGGTCGCTGTCGGTGCCGGCGAGGCTTTTGACGGAGTTTGTGGGGTCGCTGCCGCCGGGGCAAATCGACATAACCTCTATGGACCGGCCCAAGAGCATACAACTGAAGTCTGGTCGTTTTGACGCAAGGATTAATGGGACGGACTCGGAGGAGTTCCCGCCCATACCGTCGGTGGACCAGGGGACGGCGGTGAAGATCAAGAGCAAGGTGTTGAGATCGGCGGTGGGGCAGACGGTGTTTGCGGCGGCGACGGAGGAGTCGAGGCCGGTGCTGACGGGGGTGAAGCTGGAGATAGTGGGCGACCACATGACCATGGCCGCCGCCGACGGGTTCCGGCTGGCGGTGCATCGGGGGAAGACGGAGGAGGCGGTAAAGGACTCGGTGTCGGTCATCATACCGGCCAGGACGCTTAACGAGGTAAGCCGGATGCTGGAGGACGGGGACAGCCTGGTGCAGGTCATGGTGGCGCCGGGGAAGGCCCAGGCGATGTTTCGGTTGGAGAACATCGAGGTAGTGTCGCAACTCATCCAGGGGAACTTCCCTCCCTACAGCGACCTGGTCAACGACGCCATGAAGGGGACAAAGGCCAAGGCGGAAGTGGCGCTGCCTGAGCTTTTGCAGGCGTCGAGGTCGGCGTCCATTTTCGCGCGGGACAGCAGCAACATCGTGCGGATACAGGTGACGCCGGGGAGCCCGGGGCAGCTAACGGTGTCGTCGCGGGCGGAGGAGGTAGGGGAGAACGTGGGGGAGGTGGAGTGCTCGGTGGAGGGGGAAGAGTCCAAGATAGCGTTCAACAGCAAGTACCTGCTGGACGTGCTGCAG from SAR202 cluster bacterium encodes:
- a CDS encoding MFS transporter, with product MAEARPEAVRPGELHEAPELPKKQLVMTMAGVMLALFLAALDQTVVSTAMPQIISDLGGFSQYTWVTTAYLLASTAAVPIVGRLTDMYGRKWFLLAGTLVFLLGSVLAGLSQTMGQLIAFRAVQGLGGE
- a CDS encoding MFS transporter, with protein sequence MALSFIVIGDLFSPKDRGRYQGYISGVFGMSSVVGPTMGGFLTDSLSWRWVFFINIPIGMPLVALLLTYFPNIRPSLMKHRLDYLGVIALVLTVVPLMLALTWGGVEYAWDSVEVVGLLVFSAVMLAALIFIEMRAAKPIIPLSLFKDRGVSLSYLSIFFTGFAMFGAIIFVPLFFQGVLGKSATSSGSFLTPMMLGTVTGALPAAGAGWAVDYGGGGGAGGDAGQGHQLPAGGVLSNHYGLWNGNHLPYLHHRGAERGAV
- a CDS encoding hydrogenase expression/formation protein, yielding MKLGKVPPHVLEKLLARVPIKDPRVLVGPGIGRDVALIDAGPRLLAAKTDPITFATDLIGWYAVNVNANDIACAGARPQWFLATLLLPQSTPESQVSPIFDQITEACQALGVTLVGGHTEVTASVTQPVIVGCMLGEVEKGRQVVTDGARPGDAIVLTKGIAIEGSALLARERGPQLQTAGVPPATLKKAANFLFDPGISVVKEALAACDAVQVHAMHDPTEGGLATGLQELAHAADAGLYINESAIPLLTKCADICRALGLNPFGLLASGCLIIALPKPQVPTLLSRLRREGIQAFEVGEVVDKKRGMVLDGLNGPKPLPTFPRDELARYFEESPE
- the dnaN gene encoding DNA polymerase III subunit beta, coding for MKLSCLQENLSKGLAIVGRAVATRTTLPITQNVLLTTDGGRLRLSATNLEIAITTWVGASVEEEGSLSVPARLLTEFVGSLPPGQIDITSMDRPKSIQLKSGRFDARINGTDSEEFPPIPSVDQGTAVKIKSKVLRSAVGQTVFAAATEESRPVLTGVKLEIVGDHMTMAAADGFRLAVHRGKTEEAVKDSVSVIIPARTLNEVSRMLEDGDSLVQVMVAPGKAQAMFRLENIEVVSQLIQGNFPPYSDLVNDAMKGTKAKAEVALPELLQASRSASIFARDSSNIVRIQVTPGSPGQLTVSSRAEEVGENVGEVECSVEGEESKIAFNSKYLLDVLQAMGGEKVWLETSGPSRAGVFRLPGSDQYIHLVMPMFVQW